From the Nocardiopsis changdeensis genome, one window contains:
- a CDS encoding DUF7059 domain-containing protein, translating into MPETAFPRGLAERLRAILIDADYTVSGVRDRLGDAAARALAREELVPALRATGGEERLGLLLRLWWLRTPIPVRAARAILPVDELAEAGLVAVDERADGTVVRSLVHLGPWELEEGRPGFVVSDPKVRPGGGEVPRPDHVVGAGGASATLSRLIVDGPVERALDVGTGCGVQALHLASRSREITATDLNPRALRMAAISLALSGVHDVRLLPGSLYEPVAGERFDLIVSNPPFVITPDASRYTYRESDLPGDTVCAELVRRAPAHLTEGGWCQILANWVHSDGDDWEDRVGGWVTGTGCSGWVVQRDVQDPAEYVELWLRDSCEHGTPEYTRRYDAWLDYFEREGIKGIGFGWISLRNDVAQDATVRVEELRHDIEQPVGPYLPSVVDGAMTAHRLTDAALLSAHVALAPGVVEERIGVPGAPDPEKIVLRQRGGLHRVARVGTVEAALAGVCDGTMPVGPLLDAIAQLINEDPGRVRERVPEALRTLISEGFFTVTR; encoded by the coding sequence GTGCCAGAGACAGCCTTCCCGCGCGGACTCGCCGAACGACTGCGCGCCATCCTCATCGACGCCGACTACACGGTGTCCGGCGTCCGCGACCGGTTGGGCGACGCCGCGGCCCGCGCGCTGGCCCGCGAGGAGCTCGTCCCCGCACTGCGCGCCACCGGCGGCGAGGAGCGCCTCGGGCTGCTGCTGCGCCTGTGGTGGCTGCGCACCCCCATCCCCGTCCGCGCGGCCCGCGCCATCCTCCCCGTGGACGAGCTCGCCGAGGCGGGCCTGGTCGCCGTGGACGAACGCGCCGACGGGACCGTCGTGCGCTCCCTGGTCCACCTGGGCCCCTGGGAGCTGGAGGAGGGCCGCCCCGGCTTCGTCGTCTCCGACCCCAAGGTGCGCCCCGGCGGCGGGGAGGTGCCCCGGCCCGACCACGTGGTGGGCGCGGGCGGCGCCTCCGCCACCCTGTCCCGGCTGATCGTGGACGGCCCGGTCGAGCGCGCCCTCGACGTGGGCACCGGCTGCGGCGTGCAGGCCCTGCACCTGGCCTCGCGCTCCCGGGAGATCACCGCCACCGACCTCAACCCGCGCGCCCTGCGGATGGCCGCGATCAGCCTGGCCCTGTCCGGGGTCCACGACGTCCGCCTGCTCCCGGGGTCGCTGTACGAGCCGGTCGCGGGCGAGCGGTTCGACCTGATCGTGTCCAACCCGCCGTTCGTCATCACGCCCGACGCCTCCCGCTACACCTACCGGGAGTCCGACCTGCCGGGCGACACGGTCTGCGCGGAGCTGGTGCGCCGGGCGCCCGCCCACCTCACCGAGGGCGGCTGGTGCCAGATCCTGGCCAACTGGGTGCACTCCGACGGCGACGACTGGGAAGACCGCGTCGGCGGCTGGGTCACCGGGACCGGCTGCTCGGGCTGGGTGGTCCAGCGCGACGTGCAGGACCCCGCGGAGTACGTGGAGCTGTGGCTGCGCGACTCCTGCGAGCACGGCACCCCCGAGTACACCCGCCGCTACGACGCCTGGCTGGACTACTTCGAGCGCGAGGGCATCAAGGGCATCGGGTTCGGGTGGATCAGCCTGCGCAACGACGTCGCCCAGGACGCGACCGTGCGTGTGGAGGAGCTGCGCCACGACATCGAGCAGCCGGTGGGCCCCTACCTCCCGTCCGTGGTGGACGGGGCGATGACGGCGCACCGGCTGACCGACGCCGCGCTGCTGTCGGCGCACGTGGCGCTGGCCCCGGGCGTGGTGGAGGAGCGCATCGGCGTCCCCGGCGCCCCGGACCCGGAGAAGATCGTGCTGCGCCAGCGCGGCGGGCTCCACCGGGTGGCCCGGGTGGGCACCGTGGAGGCCGCGCTGGCCGGGGTCTGCGACGGGACGATGCCGGTGGGCCCGCTGCTGGACGCCATCGCCCAGCTCATCAACGAGGACCCCGGGCGGGTGCGCGAGCGGGTGCCCGAAGCCCTGCGGACGCTCATCTCGGAGGGCTTCTTCACCGTCACCCGCTGA
- a CDS encoding DUF2530 domain-containing protein, producing MRKPRQPDPEVHESDYRVPAALGTLAWAVALVVLLFMGDALPESERWWIWVCATGMGLGVFGFLYIPRLLRKRSEASERGAGRDRPAA from the coding sequence GTGCGCAAACCCCGACAGCCGGATCCCGAAGTCCACGAGAGCGACTACCGCGTCCCCGCGGCGCTCGGCACCCTCGCCTGGGCGGTCGCGCTGGTCGTCCTGCTGTTCATGGGCGACGCGCTCCCCGAGTCCGAGCGCTGGTGGATCTGGGTGTGCGCGACCGGCATGGGCCTGGGGGTCTTCGGGTTCCTCTACATCCCCCGCCTGCTGCGCAAGCGGTCCGAGGCCTCCGAACGGGGCGCGGGCCGCGACCGGCCCGCCGCCTGA
- a CDS encoding cold-shock protein: protein MPTGKVKWYDGGKGFGFLTRDDGGEVFVHSTALPPGTEALRPGQRVEFGVAEGRKGAQALQVKLLDAQHSVVKARRKKPEEMVVITEDLIKLLEGLSNGYRRDRHPDRREAARVAAVLRVVADDLEA, encoded by the coding sequence GTGCCCACCGGCAAGGTCAAGTGGTACGACGGCGGCAAGGGTTTCGGTTTTCTCACACGCGACGACGGTGGAGAGGTCTTCGTCCATTCCACCGCACTGCCCCCCGGCACCGAAGCGCTGCGCCCCGGCCAGCGGGTCGAGTTCGGGGTGGCCGAAGGACGCAAGGGCGCCCAGGCGCTCCAGGTCAAGCTGCTGGACGCCCAGCACTCGGTGGTCAAGGCCCGGCGCAAGAAGCCCGAGGAGATGGTGGTCATCACCGAGGACCTCATCAAGCTGCTCGAAGGACTCTCCAACGGGTACCGGCGCGACCGCCACCCCGACCGCCGCGAGGCCGCCCGTGTCGCGGCCGTGCTGCGGGTCGTCGCCGACGACCTGGAGGCCTGA
- a CDS encoding NCS2 family permease, with product MSATSKSPVTKGPSGPLDRFFHISERGSTLGTEIRGGLATFFAMAYIIVLNPLILGNAADVNGDQLGIPQLVAVTALVAAISSILMGFVSRYPFALAAGMGLNAVVAYTIAPMMTWADVFLLLILEGIILTILVLTGFRTAVFAAIPGGLKIAIGVGVGLFLTMIGMVNAGFVGGGGGTIVSLGNNGLTTLPLLIFVIGLLVTIGLYVRKVRGAMLLGIIVSTVLAIAAQTLAGERVLAWQLAGAEKLGPIPALPTSVGDIVALPDFSLIGLFAEGGLSGRWADVGIATVVMLLFTLMLADFFDTMGTMVGVAHQAGLTDENGNLPKTREVLAVDSFGTIFGGLTSSSIATVYAESAAGVAEGARTGIAPIVTGLMMIVATFFAPLVTIVPFEAATPVLVIVGFMMMVPVGKIDFMDPAVGLASFFAIVIMPFTYSIANGIGMAFIVFTFVRLVEGKGRQVHPLMWIISVVFLIHFAEHPIYMLIG from the coding sequence GTGAGCGCTACAAGCAAATCCCCCGTTACGAAGGGTCCCAGCGGACCCCTCGACCGCTTCTTCCACATCTCCGAGCGCGGTTCCACGCTCGGCACCGAGATCCGCGGCGGTCTGGCGACCTTCTTCGCCATGGCCTACATCATCGTCCTCAACCCGCTGATCCTCGGCAACGCCGCGGACGTCAACGGCGACCAGCTCGGCATCCCCCAGCTGGTCGCGGTGACCGCCCTGGTCGCGGCCATCAGCAGCATCCTCATGGGCTTCGTCAGCCGCTACCCGTTCGCGCTCGCCGCGGGCATGGGGCTCAACGCGGTCGTGGCCTACACCATCGCCCCGATGATGACCTGGGCCGACGTCTTCCTGCTGCTCATCCTGGAAGGCATCATCCTCACGATCCTGGTGCTGACCGGATTCCGCACCGCGGTCTTCGCCGCCATCCCCGGCGGCCTCAAGATCGCCATCGGCGTCGGCGTGGGCCTGTTCCTCACGATGATCGGCATGGTCAACGCCGGCTTCGTGGGCGGGGGCGGCGGCACCATCGTCAGCCTGGGCAACAACGGCCTCACCACCCTGCCGCTGCTGATCTTCGTCATCGGCCTCCTGGTCACCATCGGCCTGTACGTCCGCAAGGTCCGCGGCGCGATGCTGCTGGGCATCATCGTCTCCACCGTCCTGGCGATCGCCGCCCAGACGCTGGCGGGCGAGCGGGTCCTCGCCTGGCAGCTGGCCGGAGCCGAGAAGCTGGGCCCGATCCCGGCCCTGCCGACCTCCGTCGGCGACATCGTCGCCCTGCCGGACTTCTCCCTGATCGGCCTGTTCGCCGAGGGCGGCCTCAGCGGCCGCTGGGCCGACGTGGGCATCGCGACCGTCGTCATGCTGCTGTTCACGCTCATGCTGGCCGACTTCTTCGACACCATGGGCACCATGGTGGGTGTCGCCCACCAGGCCGGCCTGACCGACGAGAACGGCAACCTGCCCAAGACCCGCGAGGTCCTGGCCGTCGACTCCTTCGGCACCATCTTCGGCGGTCTGACCTCCTCCTCGATCGCCACCGTGTACGCCGAGTCCGCGGCGGGCGTCGCCGAAGGCGCCCGCACCGGCATCGCCCCGATCGTCACCGGTCTGATGATGATCGTCGCGACCTTCTTCGCGCCGCTGGTCACCATCGTGCCGTTCGAGGCCGCCACCCCGGTCCTGGTCATCGTCGGCTTCATGATGATGGTGCCGGTCGGCAAGATCGACTTCATGGACCCGGCCGTGGGCCTGGCCTCGTTCTTCGCGATCGTGATCATGCCGTTCACCTACTCGATCGCCAACGGCATCGGGATGGCGTTCATCGTCTTCACCTTCGTCCGCCTGGTCGAGGGCAAGGGCCGCCAGGTCCACCCGCTGATGTGGATCATCTCGGTCGTGTTCCTGATCCACTTCGCAGAGCACCCGATCTACATGCTGATCGGCTGA
- a CDS encoding sacsin N-terminal ATP-binding-like domain-containing protein translates to MAEPLATGIDPYDTAELRRRVLAAWADAPARFREDANAEEDFALGGYRDRVVVELAQNAADAARRAGVPGRLLLSLEGRRLVAANTGAPLTAEGVESLATLRASTKRGGDDSVGRFGVGFSAVAALSDDVTVTSAGAAVRFSADLARAAVAELLAGTGPDGLAAEIERRSGHVPMLRLPFAADAAAGGAADTRDYDTVVSLELRDDTARERVRDLLSGTGEALLLALPGLAEIRVLVDGAERVATRQASGGDPVTTLRDAEGTRTTRWHTLTRTGEFDPALLADRPTEERGRTAWSLTWAVPVDDGGGVAPLPPDVEPVVHAPTPTDTGLDLPAVLIGTFPLGSDRRAVQPGPATDLLLSEAAEAYAALLRRFDAAAALDLVPGTRVGGGHVDAGFRARVAEPLRSTPFLTTETGAPVAPRDAVLLDTGGAGLSAVLAELIPGLLPGRLNPRHPALAALRVHRLGSADIADLLADTDRPPSWWAGLYAALAAGADTDELGALPVPLADGRLVRGPRSLLVPQEGPVPIDAEALAALGVRLVHPEAVHPLLLRLGAVEAGPAAVLADARTEAAVRGSLDADDPEPLAEAVLGLVAASGTTAADLPWLAELALRDDEDGYSVAAELLVPGAPLGEVLADDAPFGTVHADLVDRYGTDVLRAVGALWEFTLVRAEEAALGEDVLDVFEEAPDALDEWADEVLERVGDPELPPVVPELVCVADLDYVADDRWPQALEMLSRGALRGAVTEPARVLLPDGRVADVPSYTAWWLRTRALVGGAAPNELRAAEAEAALTGLYDEAPADVDPEFARALGVRTTLAELLADPEGPDDLLARLADPERHVDRSALLRIWTALAGVDADLVTPPTRVRAVLGGAIVVADAEDAVVVDSPDLLPLFAERPLILTAAPEELADVLDLELASESVDGEVSAGGTLRQVPAVADLFLDPEGEQPDRTYLHHAELVVDGVEVEWYAGDGVVHASTSDGLARALCWRAEQWDRRHLLAAALREPEAAPLLLAEADLEQ, encoded by the coding sequence ATGGCCGAGCCGCTCGCCACCGGGATCGACCCCTACGACACCGCCGAACTGCGCCGCCGCGTACTCGCGGCGTGGGCGGACGCCCCCGCCCGGTTCCGCGAGGACGCCAACGCCGAGGAGGACTTCGCCCTCGGCGGGTACCGGGACCGGGTCGTGGTCGAACTGGCCCAGAACGCCGCCGACGCCGCCCGCCGCGCGGGCGTCCCCGGCCGGCTGCTGCTGTCACTGGAGGGCCGCCGCCTCGTCGCCGCCAACACCGGGGCCCCGCTCACCGCGGAGGGCGTGGAGTCGCTGGCGACCCTGCGGGCCTCCACCAAACGCGGCGGGGACGACTCCGTCGGCCGGTTCGGGGTGGGGTTCTCCGCCGTGGCCGCCCTCAGCGACGACGTCACCGTGACCTCGGCCGGCGCCGCCGTCCGCTTCAGCGCCGACCTGGCCCGCGCGGCCGTGGCCGAGCTGCTGGCCGGGACCGGCCCCGACGGTCTGGCCGCCGAGATCGAGCGCCGCAGCGGGCACGTGCCCATGCTGCGCCTGCCCTTCGCCGCCGACGCGGCCGCCGGAGGCGCGGCGGACACCCGGGACTACGACACCGTCGTCTCGCTGGAGCTGCGCGACGACACCGCCCGGGAACGGGTGCGCGACCTGCTGTCCGGGACCGGCGAGGCCCTGCTGCTAGCCCTGCCCGGCCTGGCCGAGATCCGTGTCCTGGTCGACGGCGCCGAGCGCGTCGCCACCCGCCAGGCGAGCGGCGGGGACCCGGTCACGACCCTGCGCGACGCCGAGGGCACCCGCACCACCCGCTGGCACACCCTCACCCGCACCGGGGAGTTCGACCCGGCCCTGCTCGCCGACCGGCCCACCGAGGAGCGCGGCCGCACCGCGTGGTCGCTCACCTGGGCGGTGCCCGTGGACGACGGCGGCGGCGTGGCCCCGCTGCCGCCGGACGTGGAGCCGGTGGTGCACGCGCCCACCCCCACCGACACCGGGCTGGACCTGCCCGCCGTGCTCATCGGCACCTTCCCCCTGGGCAGCGACCGCCGCGCGGTGCAGCCCGGGCCGGCCACCGACCTGCTGCTGTCCGAGGCCGCCGAGGCCTACGCCGCCCTGCTGCGCCGGTTCGACGCGGCGGCCGCCCTGGACCTGGTGCCCGGCACCCGGGTGGGCGGCGGGCACGTCGACGCGGGGTTCCGCGCCCGGGTCGCCGAGCCCCTGCGCTCCACCCCGTTCCTGACCACCGAGACCGGGGCGCCGGTGGCCCCGCGCGACGCGGTGCTGCTGGACACCGGGGGAGCCGGGCTGTCCGCGGTCCTGGCCGAGCTGATCCCCGGGCTGCTGCCCGGTCGCCTCAACCCCCGCCACCCCGCCCTGGCGGCGCTGCGCGTCCACCGCCTGGGCTCCGCCGACATCGCCGACCTGCTCGCCGACACCGACCGGCCGCCGTCCTGGTGGGCGGGCCTGTACGCGGCGCTGGCCGCCGGGGCGGACACCGACGAGCTGGGCGCGCTGCCCGTGCCGCTGGCCGACGGTCGCCTGGTGCGCGGCCCCCGGTCCCTGCTGGTGCCCCAGGAGGGACCGGTCCCGATCGACGCCGAGGCCCTGGCCGCCCTGGGGGTGCGGCTGGTGCACCCCGAGGCCGTCCACCCGCTGCTGCTGCGCCTGGGCGCGGTGGAGGCGGGCCCGGCCGCGGTGCTGGCCGACGCGCGCACCGAGGCGGCGGTGCGCGGCTCCCTGGACGCCGACGACCCCGAGCCGCTGGCCGAGGCCGTGCTGGGACTGGTCGCCGCCTCCGGGACCACCGCGGCCGACCTGCCCTGGCTGGCCGAGCTGGCGCTGCGCGACGACGAGGACGGCTACTCGGTGGCCGCCGAGCTGCTCGTCCCCGGGGCCCCGCTGGGAGAGGTGCTGGCCGACGACGCCCCCTTCGGCACCGTGCACGCCGACCTGGTGGACCGGTACGGCACCGACGTGCTGCGGGCGGTCGGCGCGCTGTGGGAGTTCACCCTGGTGCGCGCCGAGGAGGCCGCCCTGGGCGAGGACGTCCTCGACGTGTTCGAGGAGGCCCCCGACGCCCTGGACGAGTGGGCCGACGAGGTCCTGGAGCGGGTGGGCGACCCCGAGCTGCCGCCGGTGGTCCCCGAACTGGTCTGTGTGGCCGACCTCGACTACGTGGCCGACGACCGCTGGCCGCAGGCCCTGGAGATGCTCTCCCGGGGCGCGCTGCGCGGGGCCGTGACCGAACCGGCCCGGGTGCTCCTGCCCGACGGCCGGGTGGCGGACGTGCCGTCCTACACCGCCTGGTGGCTGCGCACCCGCGCGCTGGTGGGCGGCGCCGCCCCGAACGAGCTGCGCGCCGCCGAGGCCGAGGCCGCGCTGACGGGGCTCTACGACGAGGCGCCCGCCGACGTCGACCCGGAGTTCGCCCGGGCGCTGGGTGTGCGCACCACCCTGGCCGAACTGCTGGCGGACCCGGAGGGCCCGGACGACCTGCTGGCCCGGCTGGCCGACCCGGAGCGGCATGTGGACCGGTCGGCGCTGCTGCGGATCTGGACGGCGCTGGCGGGGGTGGACGCCGACCTGGTCACCCCGCCCACGCGGGTGCGCGCCGTACTCGGCGGGGCGATCGTGGTGGCCGACGCGGAGGACGCCGTGGTGGTGGACTCCCCGGACCTGCTCCCGCTGTTCGCGGAGCGGCCGCTGATCCTGACCGCCGCTCCGGAGGAGCTGGCCGACGTGCTGGACCTGGAGCTGGCGAGCGAGTCGGTGGACGGGGAGGTCTCCGCGGGGGGCACGCTGCGCCAGGTGCCGGCGGTCGCCGACCTGTTCCTGGACCCCGAGGGGGAGCAGCCGGACCGTACCTATCTGCACCACGCGGAGCTCGTCGTGGACGGGGTCGAGGTGGAGTGGTACGCGGGGGACGGCGTCGTGCACGCCTCCACCAGCGACGGCCTGGCCCGCGCCCTGTGCTGGCGCGCCGAGCAGTGGGACCGCCGCCACCTGCTCGCGGCCGCGCTGCGCGAGCCGGAGGCGGCCCCGCTCCTGCTCGCCGAGGCCGACCTGGAGCAGTAG
- a CDS encoding SRPBCC family protein codes for MDVQRRIDEVGRTVAISGEGDESTVTISRDYTTGVDDLWDACTNPERLPRWFAPVSGDLELGGAYQVEGNASGTVLACDPPESFHISWEFGGARSDVHVTLTPLPAEGGRERTRFELAHVAPLSEFWERFGPGAVGVGWDLSVLGLSLHLETGSDIPAELEEWGTSPEAIRFMESSARAWEAAHLAAGADPEAVRASAERTIGFYTQAPDEAPGDAPE; via the coding sequence ATGGATGTTCAGCGGCGGATCGACGAGGTCGGGCGCACGGTCGCCATCAGCGGGGAGGGGGACGAGAGCACCGTCACCATCTCCCGCGACTACACCACCGGCGTCGACGACCTCTGGGACGCCTGCACCAACCCCGAACGCCTCCCGCGCTGGTTCGCCCCGGTCAGCGGGGACCTGGAACTCGGCGGCGCGTACCAGGTGGAGGGCAACGCGAGCGGCACCGTGCTGGCCTGCGACCCGCCCGAGTCGTTCCACATCAGCTGGGAGTTCGGCGGCGCGCGCAGCGACGTCCACGTCACGCTGACCCCGCTGCCCGCGGAGGGCGGCAGGGAGCGCACCCGGTTCGAGCTGGCGCACGTGGCCCCGCTGAGCGAGTTCTGGGAGCGGTTCGGCCCGGGCGCGGTGGGCGTGGGCTGGGACCTGTCCGTCCTGGGCCTGAGCCTGCACCTGGAGACCGGGTCCGACATCCCCGCGGAGCTCGAGGAGTGGGGCACCTCGCCCGAGGCGATCCGCTTCATGGAGTCGAGCGCCCGCGCCTGGGAGGCCGCGCACCTGGCCGCCGGGGCGGACCCGGAGGCGGTGCGCGCCTCGGCGGAGCGGACCATCGGGTTCTACACCCAGGCGCCGGACGAGGCGCCCGGGGACGCCCCCGAGTAG
- a CDS encoding DUF3027 domain-containing protein codes for MDLARSVAAEVGRPEWVGEHLAPQVEDTRLITHYFTCLDPAYPGWTYAVTVVRASRAKEVTVNEVVLLPGEGALVAPEWVPWKERLLPGDLGPGDLLPTDEDDERLVPGYAQVADSELDEEGVDRQMVWELGLGRKHVLSETGREQAAERWYNGEAGPRAPIAEAAPARCITCGFMTPLAGELRQMFGVCTNGFAPDDGRVVSLDHGCGAHSEVRMPQSRNEPVAPVVDEVGYDHIVFDDTAELELVSSDS; via the coding sequence GTGGACCTGGCCCGCTCGGTGGCCGCCGAGGTCGGGCGACCCGAGTGGGTGGGTGAGCACCTCGCTCCCCAGGTCGAGGACACCCGTCTGATCACCCACTACTTCACCTGCCTCGACCCGGCGTACCCCGGCTGGACCTACGCCGTCACCGTGGTCCGCGCATCGCGCGCCAAGGAGGTCACGGTCAACGAGGTCGTGCTGCTCCCCGGCGAGGGGGCCCTCGTCGCACCCGAGTGGGTGCCCTGGAAGGAGCGGCTGCTCCCCGGCGACCTCGGCCCCGGCGACCTGCTGCCCACCGACGAGGACGACGAGCGCCTCGTGCCCGGCTACGCCCAGGTCGCCGACAGCGAGCTGGACGAGGAGGGCGTGGACCGGCAGATGGTCTGGGAGCTGGGCCTGGGCCGCAAGCACGTGCTCTCCGAGACCGGCCGCGAGCAGGCCGCCGAGCGCTGGTACAACGGCGAGGCCGGGCCCCGCGCGCCGATCGCCGAGGCCGCGCCCGCCCGCTGCATCACCTGCGGCTTCATGACCCCGCTCGCCGGGGAGCTGCGCCAGATGTTCGGTGTGTGCACCAACGGGTTCGCGCCCGACGACGGCCGCGTGGTCTCCCTGGACCACGGCTGCGGCGCCCACTCCGAGGTCCGCATGCCGCAGTCGCGCAACGAGCCGGTCGCCCCCGTCGTCGACGAGGTCGGCTACGACCACATCGTCTTCGACGACACCGCGGAGCTGGAACTGGTCTCCTCCGACTCCTGA
- a CDS encoding MOSC domain-containing protein: protein MARISELVHYPVKGCAGISLDTAELTPAGIRHDRSFMVVDDSGGFRSQRVDPRMARILPEAGEGTLRLSFDGVEPLELEVDPDGPRLDVTLHRQPFVGVDQGASAAAWLTEVLGAPSRLVRVPAEHGRETGGLTPGTSGFADSTAVLMASASSLDLLNARILERGAEPVPIRRFRPNIVVSGWAEPHTEDLVRAVRLGTAELGYAKVCIRCAVTTVDQETGEKRGPEPLRTLAGYRRADGGGVSFGAKFAVTRPGVLAVGDELEVTAWGEAELGLGDRLAAVL from the coding sequence ATGGCCCGAATCTCCGAACTCGTCCATTACCCGGTCAAGGGGTGCGCGGGGATCTCCCTGGACACCGCGGAACTCACCCCGGCCGGGATCCGCCACGACCGCTCCTTCATGGTCGTGGACGACTCGGGCGGCTTCCGCAGCCAGCGCGTGGACCCGCGGATGGCCCGCATCCTCCCCGAGGCGGGCGAGGGCACGCTGCGGCTGTCGTTCGACGGGGTCGAGCCACTGGAGCTGGAGGTCGACCCCGACGGCCCCCGCCTCGACGTCACCCTGCACAGGCAGCCGTTCGTCGGCGTCGACCAGGGCGCGTCCGCCGCCGCCTGGCTGACCGAGGTGCTCGGCGCCCCCAGCCGCCTGGTCCGGGTGCCCGCGGAGCACGGCCGGGAGACCGGCGGGCTCACCCCGGGCACCAGCGGCTTCGCCGACAGCACCGCCGTGCTCATGGCCTCGGCCTCCTCGCTGGACCTGCTCAACGCGCGCATCCTGGAGCGCGGCGCCGAACCCGTGCCGATCCGCCGGTTCCGCCCCAACATCGTGGTGTCCGGCTGGGCCGAGCCGCACACCGAGGACCTCGTCCGCGCCGTGCGCCTGGGCACGGCCGAGCTGGGCTACGCCAAGGTGTGCATCCGCTGCGCGGTCACCACCGTGGACCAGGAGACGGGGGAGAAGCGCGGCCCGGAGCCGCTGCGCACCCTGGCCGGGTACCGGCGGGCCGACGGGGGCGGCGTCTCCTTCGGCGCCAAGTTCGCCGTCACCCGGCCGGGCGTGCTGGCCGTCGGCGACGAGCTGGAGGTCACCGCCTGGGGCGAGGCCGAACTCGGCCTGGGCGACCGGCTGGCCGCCGTGCTCTAA
- a CDS encoding MFS transporter: MRRIAMFRSLSVRNYRLYALGQLLSNPGTWMQRIAQDWLVLQLSGGSGIALGMTTALQFLPMLFLGLWGGALVDRLDKRRLLVFTQSTMGLLAVALGVLATLGAAQVWHVYLFAFGLGLVTVLDNPGRQAFVPEMVDRDLLTNAIALNSASFQLGRVTGPAVAGLLIAWIGSGPVFLINGASFGFTIVALLLIRTAELNPTEPVPRGKGQIREGLAYVSGRRDLVLLLLLAACTQFFGANGQTQIALMVNNVFETGAAAFGVAAACLAVGALIGALLAARRERPRLRLILVGSMVFGAGQVAAGLMPAYAAFVVVLVPMGIAFMTYVTTLNATFQLTVEPHMRGRVMSMFLLVFMGVAPIGAPVVGFLADAFGPQTSMVIGGTFTMLVVAVLAVPLFRVKGVRVRDLLPRRRRGAPVAAPAEEPDPGGPVSAATAVAAVEEGAAGAPAAPGRLAAARGPGPGGAAGTER; encoded by the coding sequence ATGCGGCGTATCGCCATGTTCCGCTCACTGTCCGTGCGCAACTACCGCCTGTACGCGCTCGGCCAACTGCTCTCCAACCCCGGCACCTGGATGCAGCGCATCGCCCAGGACTGGCTGGTCCTCCAGCTCAGCGGCGGCAGCGGCATCGCACTCGGGATGACCACGGCGCTCCAGTTCCTGCCCATGCTGTTCCTCGGGCTGTGGGGCGGGGCCCTGGTGGACCGGCTGGACAAGCGCCGCCTGCTGGTGTTCACCCAGAGCACCATGGGCCTGCTCGCCGTCGCCCTCGGCGTGCTGGCCACCCTGGGGGCCGCCCAGGTCTGGCACGTGTACCTGTTCGCCTTCGGGCTCGGGCTGGTCACGGTGCTCGACAACCCCGGACGCCAGGCCTTCGTCCCCGAGATGGTCGACCGCGACCTGCTGACCAACGCGATCGCCCTCAACAGCGCCAGCTTCCAGCTCGGCCGGGTCACCGGGCCGGCCGTCGCCGGGCTGCTCATCGCCTGGATCGGCAGCGGGCCGGTCTTCCTCATCAACGGGGCCTCGTTCGGGTTCACCATCGTGGCGCTGCTGCTCATCCGCACCGCCGAGCTCAACCCCACCGAGCCGGTGCCGCGGGGCAAGGGGCAGATCCGCGAGGGCCTCGCCTACGTGAGCGGGCGCCGGGACCTCGTGCTGCTGCTCCTGCTGGCCGCGTGCACGCAGTTCTTCGGCGCCAACGGGCAGACCCAGATCGCCCTGATGGTCAACAACGTCTTCGAGACGGGGGCCGCCGCGTTCGGCGTGGCCGCCGCCTGCCTGGCCGTGGGAGCCCTCATCGGCGCGCTGCTGGCGGCGCGCCGCGAGCGCCCGCGGCTGCGCCTCATCCTGGTCGGGTCGATGGTGTTCGGCGCCGGCCAGGTCGCCGCCGGGCTGATGCCGGCCTACGCGGCGTTCGTGGTGGTGCTGGTGCCCATGGGTATCGCCTTCATGACCTACGTGACGACGCTCAACGCCACCTTCCAGCTCACCGTGGAACCGCACATGCGGGGGCGCGTCATGAGCATGTTCCTGCTGGTGTTCATGGGCGTGGCCCCGATCGGCGCCCCGGTGGTGGGCTTCCTCGCCGACGCCTTCGGGCCGCAGACCAGCATGGTCATCGGCGGCACGTTCACGATGCTCGTGGTCGCGGTGCTCGCCGTGCCGCTCTTCCGGGTCAAGGGCGTGCGCGTGCGCGACCTGCTGCCGCGCCGCCGCCGCGGGGCACCGGTCGCGGCGCCCGCGGAGGAGCCGGACCCCGGCGGACCGGTGTCCGCCGCCACGGCCGTCGCCGCCGTCGAGGAAGGCGCGGCCGGTGCCCCGGCCGCACCCGGACGGCTCGCCGCGGCGCGCGGACCGGGCCCCGGTGGCGCTGCTGGCACGGAGCGGTGA
- a CDS encoding ArsR/SmtB family transcription factor, protein MHAFDVLGDPVRRRLLELLNEGERASGELTEVVRAEFGISQPAVSQHLRVLRENGFATVRRDGNRRLYAVDAAPLRDVDAWLRRFAARWEPHLMALETELARGARERRASADEEDGRRSR, encoded by the coding sequence ATGCACGCCTTCGACGTCCTGGGCGACCCCGTACGGCGGCGTCTGCTGGAGCTGCTCAACGAGGGTGAGCGCGCCTCCGGCGAGCTGACGGAGGTCGTCCGGGCCGAGTTCGGCATCTCGCAGCCGGCCGTCTCCCAGCACCTGCGGGTGCTGCGTGAGAACGGCTTCGCCACCGTGCGCAGGGACGGCAACCGGCGGCTGTACGCCGTGGACGCCGCGCCCCTGCGCGACGTCGACGCCTGGCTGCGGCGCTTCGCCGCACGCTGGGAGCCGCACCTGATGGCGCTGGAGACCGAACTCGCCAGAGGCGCCCGCGAGCGCCGCGCCTCCGCGGACGAGGAGGACGGACGGCGTTCGCGGTGA